One Candidatus Tectomicrobia bacterium genomic region harbors:
- a CDS encoding 50S ribosomal protein L11 methyltransferase, with translation MTPPWLELIAQVPRGAAEEIAARLIEIGASAVEEKPGPPGTALLLTHFRLEDGAAERLRAAEAALSAMGLGKEAVTLRQVEDENWVLRTRDFFTAQPFGERLWLRPPWEQAPPPPGRAEIIIDPGMAFGTGRHPSTRLCLEAIDRAFAARPPARFLDVGCGSGILAMAALKLGAEEALALDLDPLAVEGTLEAARANGVAERLRARLGTLDDSALGDWAGRVEALAANIFLTPLRVLMPRFAGALAEGSWGVLSGIGYEQADALARAAEEAGLRVLRRGRLEEWASVEVEKP, from the coding sequence ATGACCCCTCCCTGGCTCGAGCTCATCGCCCAGGTGCCCCGCGGGGCGGCGGAGGAGATCGCCGCCCGCCTGATCGAGATCGGTGCCTCGGCGGTGGAGGAGAAGCCGGGGCCGCCGGGGACCGCCCTCCTCCTCACCCACTTCCGCCTGGAAGACGGCGCGGCGGAGAGGCTCCGCGCGGCCGAGGCCGCCCTCTCCGCCATGGGCCTGGGGAAGGAGGCCGTCACCCTCCGCCAGGTCGAGGACGAGAACTGGGTGCTGAGGACGCGGGACTTCTTCACCGCCCAGCCCTTCGGGGAGCGCCTCTGGCTCCGCCCGCCCTGGGAGCAGGCCCCGCCGCCTCCGGGCCGCGCCGAGATCATCATCGACCCGGGCATGGCCTTCGGCACGGGCCGCCATCCCTCGACCCGCCTCTGCCTGGAGGCCATCGACCGCGCCTTCGCGGCGAGGCCCCCGGCGCGCTTCCTGGACGTGGGCTGCGGCTCGGGCATCCTCGCCATGGCGGCGCTCAAGCTCGGGGCGGAGGAGGCCCTGGCGCTCGACCTCGATCCCCTCGCGGTCGAGGGCACCTTGGAGGCCGCGCGGGCGAACGGGGTGGCGGAGCGCCTGCGGGCGAGGCTGGGGACGCTGGACGACTCCGCGCTGGGCGACTGGGCGGGCCGGGTGGAGGCCCTGGCGGCCAACATCTTCCTCACCCCCCTGCGGGTGCTCATGCCGCGATTCGCCGGGGCGCTCGCGGAGGGAAGCTGGGGCGTGCTGAGCGGGATCGGCTACGAGCAGGCGGACGCCCTCGCCCGGGCGGCGGAGGAGGCGGGCCTGCGCGTCCTCCGCCGCGGCCGGCTGGAGGAGTGGGCGTCGGTGGAGGTGGAGAAGCCGTGA
- a CDS encoding MaoC family dehydratase N-terminal domain-containing protein, with translation MASGADALIEEFIARTKALDGKEVREREPWNSEATPDAIRHFAHGTDDDNPLWLDPAYAAQTPHGGLLAPPAFLVSVLYPILHGAPVAAPLSSLIGGVEFEWRKRVRAGDKLRASSVQKESYVKANKAGRKLIFVVSECTYRNQNGETVATAAGTMIRTLQQGTELLYERPIRKYSAEEMEKIAAAYKAERRTGAGRLCIEDVRVGDALPPMVRGPLTIGDMVAWNAGNGPSYKAGRRGYLDLEKAPHNAVAIPQIGIKVKNSQQHEDFNLAAQRGMPGPFDNGVMRFAWVSPFVTNWMGDEGFLKKLYVQVRRPMLYGDAIWYAGRITAKDEAARTVAVEITGTNQEGEQATAGTALVELPRRGR, from the coding sequence TTGGCCTCCGGCGCCGACGCCCTGATCGAGGAATTCATCGCCCGCACGAAGGCCCTCGACGGGAAGGAAGTGCGCGAGCGCGAGCCCTGGAACAGCGAGGCCACGCCCGACGCCATCCGCCACTTCGCCCACGGCACGGACGACGACAACCCCCTCTGGCTCGACCCGGCCTACGCGGCCCAAACGCCGCACGGGGGGCTGCTGGCGCCGCCCGCCTTCCTCGTCTCGGTGCTCTACCCCATCCTCCACGGCGCGCCGGTGGCGGCCCCGCTCTCCTCCCTCATCGGGGGGGTCGAGTTCGAATGGAGGAAGCGCGTCCGGGCGGGGGACAAGCTGCGGGCCTCCTCGGTGCAGAAGGAATCCTACGTCAAGGCGAACAAGGCGGGGCGCAAGCTCATCTTCGTCGTCTCGGAATGCACCTACCGGAACCAGAACGGCGAAACCGTCGCCACCGCCGCCGGGACCATGATCCGCACCCTCCAGCAGGGCACCGAGCTCCTCTACGAGCGGCCCATCCGGAAATACTCGGCGGAGGAGATGGAGAAGATCGCGGCCGCCTACAAGGCGGAGAGGCGCACCGGGGCCGGGCGGCTCTGCATCGAGGACGTGCGGGTGGGGGACGCCCTCCCCCCCATGGTGCGCGGGCCCCTCACCATCGGGGACATGGTGGCCTGGAACGCGGGCAACGGCCCCTCCTACAAGGCCGGGCGGCGCGGGTACCTCGACCTGGAGAAGGCCCCCCACAACGCCGTGGCCATCCCCCAGATCGGGATCAAGGTCAAGAACTCCCAGCAGCACGAGGACTTCAACCTCGCCGCCCAGCGGGGGATGCCCGGGCCCTTCGACAACGGGGTGATGCGCTTCGCCTGGGTGAGCCCCTTCGTCACCAACTGGATGGGGGACGAGGGCTTCCTCAAGAAGCTCTACGTCCAGGTGCGCCGGCCCATGCTCTACGGCGACGCCATCTGGTACGCGGGCAGGATCACCGCCAAGGACGAGGCCGCGCGCACCGTCGCCGTCGAGATCACGGGCACGAACCAGGAGGGGGAGCAGGCCACCGCCGGGACGGCCCTCGTCGAGCTGCCCCGGCGGGGGCGGTAG
- the dnaJ gene encoding molecular chaperone DnaJ, which yields MRIADPFAVLGVPRDASPAELRAAYRRLALAHHPDRNPGDPGAEERFKEVVLAYEAARDPAPRAPGADRRAPGFDAEWEEIFAQIFRRTRPPAARAEDGPRDLQARIEITLEEAAAGLSREILSTRWVRCETCRGKGHDPAAPPSDCPLCRGAGELKFKRGLADLSIPCTACDGRGRSVRDRCGACGGKGRRRRDERLRVQIPPGVEDGAHLKLRGKGDESAARGEAGDLIVTVAVRPHPLFKREGLDILFDLPVSFPQAALGEEVLVPTLSGEVKVRIPAGTQSGRVFRLRGKGMCPPGAIRPGDQRVRVVIETPTRLSERQKRLLDEFQRISSPSTNPRMRKFWEKVKGFLG from the coding sequence GTGAGAATCGCCGACCCCTTCGCCGTGCTGGGCGTCCCCCGGGACGCCAGCCCCGCCGAGCTCCGCGCGGCCTACCGCCGCCTGGCCCTCGCCCACCACCCCGACCGCAACCCCGGGGACCCCGGGGCCGAGGAGCGCTTCAAGGAGGTCGTGCTGGCCTACGAGGCGGCGCGGGACCCCGCCCCCCGCGCCCCCGGGGCGGACCGGCGCGCCCCGGGCTTCGACGCGGAGTGGGAGGAGATCTTCGCCCAGATCTTCCGCCGCACCCGCCCCCCGGCGGCGCGCGCCGAGGACGGACCGCGCGACCTCCAGGCCCGGATCGAGATCACGCTGGAGGAGGCCGCGGCGGGGCTCTCCCGGGAGATCCTCTCCACCCGATGGGTTCGCTGCGAGACCTGCCGCGGCAAGGGCCACGACCCCGCCGCCCCGCCCTCCGACTGCCCGCTCTGCCGCGGGGCCGGGGAGCTCAAGTTCAAGCGCGGCCTCGCCGACCTCAGCATCCCCTGCACGGCCTGCGACGGCCGGGGCCGGAGCGTCCGCGACCGCTGCGGCGCCTGCGGGGGCAAGGGCCGGCGCCGGCGCGACGAGCGTCTGCGGGTCCAGATCCCTCCCGGGGTGGAGGACGGCGCCCACCTCAAGCTGCGCGGGAAGGGCGACGAGAGCGCCGCGCGCGGGGAGGCGGGCGATCTGATCGTCACCGTCGCCGTCCGCCCCCATCCCCTGTTCAAGCGCGAGGGGCTGGACATCCTCTTCGATCTCCCCGTGAGCTTCCCCCAGGCCGCGCTGGGGGAGGAGGTCCTCGTCCCCACCCTCTCGGGCGAGGTGAAGGTGCGCATCCCGGCGGGGACGCAGTCGGGCCGGGTCTTCCGGCTGCGCGGCAAGGGCATGTGCCCGCCCGGCGCCATCCGCCCCGGGGACCAGCGGGTGCGGGTGGTGATCGAGACGCCCACCCGCCTCAGCGAGCGCCAGAAGAGGCTCCTCGATGAGTTCCAGCGCATCTCCTCCCCCTCGACCAACCCGAGGATGCGGAAGTTCTGGGAGAAGGTGAAGGGGTTCCTGGGGTGA
- the hrcA gene encoding heat-inducible transcription repressor HrcA, producing MASSDLPLRSQEILRAIVNLFVETGEPVGSRTLSKRAPLACSPATIRNIMSDLAEAGLLSKPHISAGRMPTDLGYRFYVDGLMDRHELTPEERLTIRASYNRDALQVEQILSHASRVLSELTNQAGLVLLPGGAQLEFKHIEFIRMTERQILVVIVAKSGLVQTRIAVTEEDLLQEELDRISRYLNDEFKDLSLREVRQRVIERMEEDRDNFDELYRRALELSQRAFVEGAEETGETLVVEGASRVLSQPDFSGDVEKLRSLYRAFEEKNKLVQLLDRCLSSTEIAVIIGAENKIEGMDDCSLVARCLYVGGKPLGTIGVIGPKRMRYDRIIPLVDWTADSLTQFMSQGDDR from the coding sequence ATGGCGAGTTCGGATCTTCCGCTCCGGAGCCAGGAGATTCTCCGGGCCATCGTCAATCTGTTCGTCGAAACCGGCGAACCGGTGGGAAGCCGCACCCTCTCCAAGCGCGCGCCCCTCGCCTGCAGCCCCGCCACCATCCGCAACATCATGAGCGACCTGGCCGAGGCCGGCCTTCTCAGCAAGCCCCACATCTCGGCCGGGCGGATGCCCACCGACCTCGGCTACCGCTTCTACGTGGACGGCCTGATGGACCGGCACGAGCTCACCCCGGAGGAGCGGCTCACCATCCGCGCCAGCTACAACCGCGACGCCCTGCAGGTCGAGCAGATTCTCTCGCACGCCTCGCGCGTCCTCTCGGAGCTCACGAACCAGGCGGGCCTGGTGCTCCTGCCCGGGGGCGCGCAGCTCGAGTTCAAGCACATCGAGTTCATCCGCATGACCGAGCGGCAGATCCTCGTGGTCATCGTGGCCAAGAGCGGCCTGGTGCAGACCCGCATCGCCGTCACGGAGGAGGACCTCCTCCAGGAGGAGCTCGACCGCATCTCGCGCTACCTGAACGACGAGTTCAAGGACCTCTCCCTGCGGGAGGTCCGCCAGCGGGTGATCGAGCGGATGGAGGAGGACCGGGACAACTTCGACGAGCTCTACCGCCGGGCGCTGGAGCTCAGCCAGCGCGCCTTCGTGGAGGGGGCCGAGGAGACGGGCGAGACCCTGGTGGTCGAGGGCGCCTCGCGCGTCCTCTCCCAGCCCGACTTCTCCGGCGACGTGGAGAAGCTGCGGAGCCTCTACCGGGCCTTCGAGGAGAAGAACAAGCTCGTCCAGCTCCTGGACCGCTGCCTGAGCTCCACCGAGATCGCCGTCATCATCGGCGCCGAGAACAAGATCGAAGGCATGGACGACTGCAGCCTCGTCGCCCGCTGCCTCTACGTGGGCGGCAAGCCCCTCGGCACCATCGGCGTCATCGGCCCGAAGCGGATGCGCTACGACCGCATCATCCCGCTCGTGGACTGGACGGCCGACTCCCTCACCCAGTTCATGTCCCAGGGGGACGACCGGTGA
- a CDS encoding PAS domain-containing protein, with protein MRFWKFWRKAEGPADPLPKEGHPLARLREMRRRSRKLQFQVIVGSGILLGVLILFSIQLYLEARQDIETQFNRQQLLIAEQTGGQIANFLADLTSTLRYSARFLRTVGHDHPGRMSAMTGLYERLGGNNRVSEVGYLRGMGRPGFFSTNEYAEILAQCQVKQGVCLQVVRDVGGEPAYILGGARVGEEDWLYAKVALDDLDRSFVQPVESGLKGRAWLVDNEGRILLSPAAPGLGGRRLVELAHSLKDMRLSAIARQMTLGGRGYDWHSFFRPGEKGWNHRYLTAYSPFLVGEEMWTLAVTAPSSEVVDTVRRAFRKGFLLTGFGFIVVIAAALLVLDRDRRRIRAEENLLWSEQVFDSKRRLQALFDGITDGICIVGKDFRIQLVNRAMARLLGKRIADLLGRPWGGENSPVPAALADRAPAAGTFEDGRRGFSERKIALPDGGRMDIDIYTYPIFGAEGETAQVVLYLKDVTERRALEREVQQRDRLSIVGKMSAQVAHSIRNPLSAINLNAELLEDELVRFGEAETAEAWALLRSIKAEVDILRQVTDDYLKFVRMPRSDRRPGDVNDLLDDLLLFYAEEASTLGIELRQELSPDLPEVALDEAQMNVALHNLIRNAFDAMPGGGRLTVRTRLAGGGVVIELSDTGCGIAPEDQAVLFTPFFTTKANGTGLGLVLSQQIVSEHKGVIRFSSQPGRGTTFSIELPAAAPTEAHVEA; from the coding sequence ATGCGGTTCTGGAAATTCTGGAGAAAAGCGGAGGGCCCGGCGGACCCCCTCCCGAAGGAGGGGCATCCCCTGGCGCGCCTGCGCGAGATGCGCCGGCGCAGCCGGAAGCTCCAGTTTCAGGTCATCGTGGGGAGCGGGATTCTGCTGGGGGTCCTCATCCTGTTCTCGATCCAGCTCTACCTGGAGGCCCGGCAGGACATCGAGACCCAGTTCAACCGCCAGCAGCTTCTCATCGCCGAGCAGACCGGCGGCCAAATTGCGAACTTCCTGGCCGATCTGACCTCCACGCTGCGCTATAGCGCCCGATTCCTGCGGACGGTGGGCCACGACCATCCGGGCCGCATGAGCGCCATGACGGGCCTCTACGAGCGCCTGGGGGGGAACAACCGGGTGAGCGAGGTGGGCTACCTGCGGGGGATGGGCCGGCCCGGCTTCTTCTCCACCAACGAGTACGCCGAGATCCTCGCGCAGTGCCAGGTCAAGCAGGGCGTGTGCCTCCAAGTGGTGCGCGATGTGGGCGGCGAGCCCGCTTACATTCTCGGCGGCGCAAGGGTGGGCGAGGAGGACTGGCTCTACGCGAAGGTGGCGCTGGACGACCTGGACCGCTCCTTCGTGCAGCCGGTCGAGTCGGGCCTGAAGGGCCGGGCCTGGCTGGTGGACAACGAGGGGCGCATCCTCCTCTCCCCGGCGGCGCCCGGGCTGGGGGGCCGCCGGCTCGTGGAGCTCGCCCACTCGCTGAAGGATATGCGCCTCAGCGCCATCGCCCGGCAGATGACCCTCGGCGGCCGGGGCTACGACTGGCACAGCTTCTTCCGCCCCGGCGAGAAGGGATGGAACCACCGCTACCTGACGGCCTACAGCCCGTTCCTGGTGGGCGAGGAGATGTGGACGCTGGCGGTGACGGCGCCCTCCTCCGAGGTGGTCGACACCGTCCGCCGCGCTTTCCGCAAGGGGTTCCTGCTGACCGGCTTCGGCTTCATCGTCGTCATCGCGGCGGCCCTGCTGGTCCTCGACCGGGACCGGCGGCGCATCCGGGCGGAGGAGAACCTCCTCTGGTCCGAGCAGGTGTTCGACAGCAAGCGCCGGCTGCAGGCGCTGTTCGACGGGATCACGGACGGCATCTGCATCGTGGGCAAGGACTTTCGCATCCAGTTGGTCAATCGCGCGATGGCCCGCCTGCTGGGCAAGCGGATCGCGGACCTCCTGGGCCGGCCTTGGGGCGGCGAGAACTCGCCCGTGCCGGCGGCGCTGGCCGACCGCGCGCCCGCGGCCGGCACCTTCGAGGACGGGCGGCGGGGCTTCTCCGAGCGGAAGATCGCCCTGCCCGACGGCGGGCGCATGGACATCGACATTTACACTTACCCCATCTTCGGCGCGGAGGGCGAGACAGCCCAGGTCGTCCTCTACCTCAAGGACGTGACCGAGCGGCGGGCCCTCGAGCGCGAGGTGCAGCAGCGCGACCGGCTGAGCATCGTGGGCAAGATGAGCGCCCAGGTGGCCCATTCCATCCGCAACCCGCTCTCGGCCATCAACCTGAACGCCGAGCTCCTGGAGGACGAGCTGGTCCGCTTCGGCGAGGCGGAGACGGCCGAGGCGTGGGCGCTCCTGCGCTCGATCAAGGCCGAGGTGGATATCCTGCGGCAGGTCACCGACGACTACCTGAAGTTCGTCCGCATGCCCCGCTCCGACCGGCGGCCGGGGGACGTGAACGACCTCCTGGACGATCTGCTCCTGTTCTACGCCGAGGAGGCCTCCACGCTGGGCATCGAGCTCCGGCAGGAGCTCTCGCCCGACCTGCCCGAGGTGGCGCTGGACGAGGCCCAGATGAACGTGGCCCTCCACAACCTGATCCGCAACGCCTTCGACGCCATGCCCGGCGGCGGGCGGCTCACCGTCCGGACCCGCCTCGCCGGCGGAGGCGTCGTCATCGAGCTGAGCGACACCGGCTGCGGCATCGCCCCCGAGGACCAGGCCGTCCTCTTCACCCCCTTCTTCACCACCAAGGCGAACGGCACGGGCCTAGGCCTCGTGCTCTCCCAGCAGATCGTGAGCGAGCACAAGGGCGTCATCCGCTTCTCCAGCCAGCCGGGGCGGGGGACCACCTTCAGCATCGAGCTTCCCGCCGCCGCTCCCACGGAGGCGCACGTAGAGGCATGA
- a CDS encoding sigma-54-dependent Fis family transcriptional regulator produces the protein MRPNSGIHVMVVDDKRGSREALEKMIAKEGFRVSLAHDAETALQALEREPADVVITDLRMPGMDGIHLLKEVKRRNPRTEVILISGVGTVESAVEAMRQGAYDFLTKPLERVVVRKAIEKAVEMQELMRENEDLRAQLQSFRDDSGLIGNHPAVRAVKELVRQVAPTSANVLILGESGTGKELVANAIHSQSERKAGPYIKLNCAALPETLLESELFGYERGAFTGAAQRKEGRFRLAHGGTLFLDEIGDMPLVLQPKILRVLQEGEFERVGGTETLQVDVRIVASTNRNLESAVAERSFREDLYYRLNVISIHMPPLRERRSDIPLLAEHFLQRFASKNSRPVQGFSREAVDLLAGYDWPGNVRELENTVERAVVLSRGEILSAEDLPPSIIRALKAPDERPFPPETPVLTIPVGTPLAEIERRVILETLRQAGGDKSEAARQLGIATRTIYRKLGQPDGKG, from the coding sequence ATGAGGCCCAACAGCGGGATCCACGTCATGGTGGTGGACGACAAGCGCGGGAGCCGGGAGGCCCTCGAGAAGATGATCGCCAAGGAGGGCTTCCGCGTCTCCCTCGCCCACGACGCGGAGACGGCCCTCCAGGCCCTCGAGCGCGAGCCGGCGGACGTGGTGATCACCGACCTGCGGATGCCCGGCATGGACGGCATCCACCTCCTCAAGGAGGTGAAGCGCCGCAACCCGCGCACGGAGGTCATCCTCATCTCGGGCGTCGGCACCGTGGAGTCCGCCGTCGAGGCCATGCGCCAGGGGGCCTACGACTTTCTCACCAAGCCGCTCGAGCGGGTGGTGGTGCGCAAGGCCATCGAGAAGGCGGTGGAGATGCAGGAGCTCATGCGCGAGAACGAGGACCTCCGCGCCCAGCTCCAGAGCTTCCGGGACGACTCGGGCCTCATCGGCAACCACCCCGCCGTCCGCGCGGTGAAAGAGCTCGTCCGCCAGGTGGCGCCCACCTCGGCCAACGTCCTCATCCTGGGCGAGAGCGGCACCGGCAAGGAGCTCGTGGCCAACGCCATCCACTCCCAGAGCGAGCGCAAGGCGGGGCCCTACATCAAGCTCAACTGCGCGGCGCTCCCCGAGACGCTCCTCGAGAGCGAGCTCTTCGGCTACGAGCGCGGCGCCTTCACCGGGGCGGCGCAGCGCAAGGAGGGCCGCTTCCGGCTGGCCCACGGCGGCACCCTCTTCCTCGACGAGATCGGCGACATGCCCCTCGTTCTCCAGCCCAAGATCCTGCGCGTGCTCCAGGAGGGGGAGTTCGAGCGCGTGGGCGGCACCGAGACGCTCCAAGTGGACGTCCGCATCGTCGCCTCCACCAACCGCAACCTCGAGAGCGCCGTCGCCGAGCGTTCCTTCCGCGAGGACCTCTACTACCGCCTGAACGTCATCAGCATCCACATGCCCCCCCTCCGGGAGCGGCGGAGCGACATCCCCCTCCTCGCCGAGCACTTCCTCCAGCGCTTCGCCTCGAAGAACAGCCGCCCCGTGCAGGGCTTCTCGCGCGAGGCGGTGGATCTGCTCGCGGGCTACGACTGGCCGGGGAACGTGCGCGAGCTCGAGAACACCGTGGAGCGGGCCGTGGTGCTGAGCCGGGGCGAGATCCTCTCGGCCGAGGACCTCCCCCCCAGCATCATCCGGGCCCTGAAGGCGCCCGACGAGCGGCCCTTCCCGCCCGAGACGCCCGTCCTCACCATCCCGGTGGGCACGCCGCTGGCCGAGATCGAGCGGCGCGTCATCCTCGAGACGCTGCGCCAGGCGGGCGGGGACAAGAGCGAGGCCGCCCGCCAGCTCGGCATCGCCACCCGCACCATCTACCGCAAGCTCGGCCAGCCGGACGGGAAGGGGTAG
- a CDS encoding DUF4412 domain-containing protein: MRTAIAACAAWAWMVLSLAAAPPAGAGFLLTFSGASDSQTPARMSIEKEALRIEEGGNVAIYRRDKNLLWSLNSREKTYTELTHQQAEKVGKDMGKAMEGLREQMKDLSPEERKLMEGMMGEALKKHSAPSKVEYRKIASNARAGKWTCDRYEMLVDGRKKAETCFARAASIGVDPPEAQTLESFFAFMSKTAKQMGAVFGVFQGSEPPGIPVETVSFSEDKASERMEVQEIARKSFPGSLFEVPEGYRKEEMGPGR, encoded by the coding sequence ATGCGGACGGCCATCGCCGCGTGCGCGGCATGGGCATGGATGGTTCTCTCCCTCGCGGCGGCCCCCCCGGCCGGGGCGGGGTTCCTCCTGACGTTCTCGGGCGCCTCCGACAGCCAGACCCCCGCGCGGATGTCCATCGAGAAGGAGGCCCTCCGGATCGAGGAGGGCGGGAACGTCGCCATCTACCGGCGGGACAAGAACCTCCTCTGGAGCCTCAACTCCCGGGAGAAGACCTACACCGAGCTCACGCATCAGCAGGCCGAGAAGGTGGGCAAGGATATGGGCAAGGCCATGGAGGGCCTGCGCGAGCAGATGAAGGACCTCTCCCCCGAGGAGCGGAAGCTCATGGAGGGGATGATGGGGGAGGCCCTCAAGAAGCACTCCGCCCCCTCCAAGGTGGAATACCGGAAGATCGCCTCGAACGCGCGCGCCGGGAAGTGGACCTGCGACCGCTACGAGATGCTCGTCGACGGCCGCAAGAAGGCCGAGACGTGCTTCGCGCGCGCCGCCTCCATCGGCGTCGATCCCCCCGAGGCCCAGACGCTCGAATCCTTCTTCGCCTTCATGTCCAAGACCGCCAAGCAGATGGGCGCCGTCTTCGGGGTGTTCCAGGGCTCGGAGCCGCCCGGCATCCCCGTCGAGACCGTCTCGTTCTCCGAGGACAAGGCCTCCGAGCGGATGGAGGTCCAGGAGATCGCGCGCAAGTCCTTCCCCGGTTCGCTCTTCGAGGTGCCGGAAGGGTACCGGAAGGAGGAGATGGGGCCGGGGAGGTAG
- a CDS encoding aldehyde dehydrogenase family protein, with translation MEGRNLIGGEWVSAAGGAAFESVNPARTDEVIGRFPRSGAKDAERAVAAAKEAFPGWRALSRIRRGEFFDAFVQLVKAEQEPLADLLARECGKPRNEALADVVEGIHMAQYVFGASRMPLGEVLASEFAAKDSSVVRKPKGVMAVITPWNFPFAIPLWLLGPSLVEGNTAVFKPSEDTPAVGHRLAELMREAGFPDGVVNLLQGTGEEAGDPLIRHKDVEAVLFTGSFEVGQLIRKACAESEHRLAVCEMGGKNALIVLKDARMDLAVRAGLLSAFKTAGQRCVSAGRILIEEPLYEEYCRRFAGLAARIRVGDPLDPAMFMGPLINEAAVQKVTGYNKLAREEGGEILLDRAELPDGERRGGHFMGPFVYKLAPSPKSRVLREEVFGPHVALVPVRDLDHAIEVYNDTPYGLACAVATEDYRKARRIQRECEFGLGYVNLPTIGAEVHLPFGGVKRSGTGMPSAAALFAAVTHQVAWTVNHAEEIELAQGLSSKVD, from the coding sequence ATCGAGGGCCGGAATCTCATCGGCGGCGAATGGGTTTCAGCGGCGGGCGGCGCCGCGTTCGAGAGCGTGAACCCCGCGCGGACGGACGAAGTGATCGGCCGCTTCCCGCGCTCGGGGGCGAAGGACGCCGAGCGGGCCGTGGCGGCGGCGAAGGAGGCTTTTCCCGGCTGGCGGGCGCTCTCGCGCATCCGGCGGGGGGAGTTCTTCGACGCCTTCGTCCAGCTCGTGAAGGCCGAGCAGGAGCCCCTGGCCGATCTCCTCGCCCGCGAGTGCGGGAAGCCCCGGAACGAGGCCCTGGCCGACGTGGTCGAGGGTATCCACATGGCGCAGTACGTCTTCGGCGCCTCGCGGATGCCGCTGGGCGAGGTGCTGGCCAGCGAGTTCGCCGCGAAGGACTCCTCCGTCGTCCGCAAGCCCAAGGGCGTGATGGCCGTCATCACCCCCTGGAACTTCCCCTTCGCCATCCCCCTCTGGCTCCTGGGCCCCTCCCTGGTGGAGGGCAATACCGCCGTCTTCAAGCCCTCCGAGGACACCCCCGCCGTGGGCCACCGCCTCGCCGAGCTGATGCGCGAGGCGGGCTTCCCGGACGGGGTCGTGAACCTCCTCCAGGGCACGGGCGAGGAGGCGGGCGACCCCCTCATCCGCCACAAGGACGTGGAGGCCGTGCTCTTCACGGGCTCCTTCGAGGTGGGCCAGCTCATCCGCAAGGCCTGCGCCGAGAGCGAGCACCGCCTCGCCGTCTGCGAGATGGGCGGCAAGAACGCCCTCATCGTGCTCAAGGACGCGCGCATGGACCTGGCCGTCCGCGCGGGGCTCCTGAGCGCCTTCAAGACCGCCGGCCAGCGCTGCGTGAGCGCGGGGCGGATTCTGATCGAGGAGCCGCTCTACGAGGAATACTGCCGCCGCTTCGCCGGGCTGGCCGCGCGCATCCGGGTGGGGGACCCCCTCGACCCGGCCATGTTCATGGGGCCCCTCATCAACGAGGCCGCGGTCCAGAAGGTCACGGGCTACAACAAGCTCGCCCGGGAGGAAGGGGGCGAGATCCTGCTCGACCGGGCCGAGCTCCCCGACGGGGAGCGCCGCGGGGGCCACTTCATGGGGCCCTTCGTCTACAAGCTGGCGCCCAGCCCGAAGAGCCGCGTGCTGCGCGAGGAGGTATTCGGCCCCCACGTGGCCCTCGTGCCCGTGCGGGACCTCGACCACGCCATCGAGGTCTACAACGACACCCCCTACGGCCTCGCCTGCGCCGTCGCGACCGAGGACTACCGCAAGGCGCGGCGCATCCAGCGCGAGTGCGAGTTCGGCCTGGGCTACGTAAACCTGCCCACCATCGGGGCCGAGGTGCACCTGCCCTTCGGCGGGGTGAAGCGCAGCGGCACGGGCATGCCCTCGGCCGCGGCCCTCTTCGCCGCCGTCACCCACCAGGTGGCCTGGACGGTGAACCACGCCGAGGAAATCGAGCTGGCCCAGGGGCTGTCGTCGAAGGTGGATTGA